One segment of Ureibacillus thermophilus DNA contains the following:
- the yfkAB gene encoding radical SAM/CxCxxxxC motif protein YfkAB: protein MTTLEKITPNYDPWESYLDVEQYGKLVLSNIEFTTTYLCNMRCAHCAVGYTLQTKDPDALPLELLLKRLDEIPTLRSLSITGGEPMLSKKSVQQYVKPILQYAHNRGIRTQINSNLTLDLERYLEIAPYLDVLHISHNWGTIDEFVETGFAMMERKPTYEQRAKLFERMIENARALSEHGVMVSAETMLNKKTIPYLEQIHHQVVHEMKCKRHEVHPMYPSDFASSLTSLSLDEIREAIHHLLDIRDENTWMLFGTLPFYPCSQKEEDLALLKRLREAKNVTVRNDPDGRSRLNVNIFTGDVIVTDFGDTPPLGNIQTDSLIDVFDRWLESDLAKSLNCHCPAVKCLGPNVLVKNMYYPNATFTSGSALK from the coding sequence ATGACAACATTAGAAAAAATTACGCCAAATTATGATCCATGGGAAAGTTATTTAGATGTTGAGCAATATGGAAAGTTGGTATTGTCCAATATAGAATTTACAACAACTTATTTATGCAATATGCGGTGTGCCCATTGTGCAGTCGGCTACACGCTGCAAACAAAAGATCCGGATGCATTGCCCCTTGAATTATTGTTAAAACGATTGGATGAAATTCCAACGTTAAGGTCTTTAAGCATAACTGGCGGAGAACCGATGTTGAGCAAAAAATCCGTCCAACAGTATGTAAAGCCTATTTTGCAATATGCCCACAATCGGGGCATCCGCACGCAAATCAATTCGAATTTAACCCTTGATTTAGAACGATATTTAGAAATTGCGCCATACCTCGATGTTCTTCATATTTCCCATAACTGGGGAACGATCGATGAGTTTGTGGAAACCGGTTTTGCCATGATGGAACGAAAACCAACCTACGAACAACGGGCAAAATTATTTGAACGAATGATTGAAAATGCCAGAGCATTAAGCGAACATGGCGTAATGGTCTCTGCGGAAACAATGTTGAACAAAAAAACGATTCCTTATCTCGAACAAATCCATCATCAAGTCGTACATGAGATGAAATGCAAGCGACATGAGGTGCACCCTATGTACCCATCAGACTTCGCAAGTTCTTTAACGAGCCTTTCACTAGATGAAATTCGGGAAGCGATTCATCATTTGCTTGATATTAGGGATGAAAATACATGGATGCTCTTTGGAACCCTTCCTTTTTACCCTTGCAGTCAGAAGGAAGAAGATTTGGCATTGTTAAAACGATTAAGAGAGGCCAAAAATGTGACGGTTCGAAACGATCCCGATGGCCGTTCCCGCTTAAATGTCAATATTTTTACCGGCGATGTGATCGTGACAGATTTTGGTGACACTCCTCCACTCGGAAATATTCAAACAGATTCATTGATAGATGTATTTGATCGATGGCTGGAGTCCGATTTAGCCAAATCCTTAAATTGCCATTGCCCAGCTGTAAAATGCTTAGGACCAAACGTACTTGTAAAAAATATGTACTATCCTAATGCTACCTTTACTAGCGGCTCTGCCTTGAAATAA